One region of Rattus norvegicus strain BN/NHsdMcwi chromosome 13, GRCr8, whole genome shotgun sequence genomic DNA includes:
- the Prg4 gene encoding proteoglycan 4 isoform X5: MGWKILPICLSMLLPVFLIQQVSSQELSCKGRCFESFARGRECDCDSQCKQYGKCCADYNSFCEEVKDNKKNTPKKKPNPEPPVVDEAGSGLDNGEPKLTPPPDPPTPHNKVTASPKTTAAKPVTPKPSLAPNSETSKEASSTSNKETTVETKETTETNKQSSASKKEKTTSAKETRSAENTSAKDVEPTSTTPKNSAPTTTKKPVTTTKEPVPTTTKGPEPTSKEPAPTTPKEPELTIPKEPAPTTKKPAPTTPKEPAPTTPKEPEPTTPKESAPTTPKEPAPTTPKEPAPTTPKEPAPTTPKEPAPTTPKEPAPTTKKPEPTTPKEPAPTTPKEPAPTTPKEPAPNTPKEPAPTTPKEPAPTTPKEPESTTPKEPAPTTPKEPAPTTPKEPAPTTPKEPAPTTPKEPAPTTPKEPAPTTPKEPAPTTPKEPAPTTPKEPVPTTPKEPASTTPKEPAPTTPKEPAPTTPKEPAPTTPKEPAPTTPKEPAPTTPKEPALTTPKEPAPTPKEPEPTTPKEPAPTTPKEPAPTTPKEPAPTTKKPELTIPKEPVPTTPKEPAPTTPKEPAPTTTKKPELSTPKEPTSTNPKEPEPTLPKEPELTLPEEPEPSNPETSDELIAELAEAPTPKALENNPKEPTVPTETPEVSKPEMTTAKEKTTEKDTTQTTTTVTPKTTTETTIIPEETTEPRASTTTRITSTAQDTTSPQMTTLKATTLAAKVTAPTEEIQSKPEETTLTTPALEGSDASKTTLKPQKPTKAPKKPASTKKPTKAPKKPTSTKKPKTPKGRKPKTTPSPLKTSTMSEQNTTPLEVMLPTTTVPKQTPNSETAEVNPAHEDADGGEGEKPLIPRPPVLSPTAVPGTDLLVERLNPGINIHPMFSDETNICNGKPVDGLTTLRNGTLVAFRGHYFWMLNPFRPPSPPRRITEVWGIPSPIDTVFTRCNCEGKTFFFKDSQYWRFTNDVMDAGYPKLIVKGFGGLTGKIVAALSIAKYKDRPESVYFFKRGGNIQQYTYKQEPVRKCTGRQPAINYSVYGQAAQVRRRRFERAVGPFQTHTFRIHYSVPIKASYQDKGFLHNEVKVSTLWRGFPNVVTSAITLPNIRKPDGYDYYAFSKDQYYNIDVPTRTARAITTRSGQTLSRVWYNCP; the protein is encoded by the exons ATGGGGTGGAAAATACTTCCCATCTGCTTGTCGATGCTGCTTCCTGTTTTCCTGATTCAACAAGTTTCATCTCAAG AGCTCTCCTGCAAAGGACGCTGCTTCGAGTCCTTCGCACGAGGGAGGGAGTGTGACTGTGACTCCCAGTGTAAACAGTATGGCAAATGCTGTGCAGACTACAACAGCTTCTGCGAAGAAG taAAAGATAACAAGAAAAACACCCCGAAAAAGAAACCTAATCCAGAACCACCAGTCGTGGATGAAGCTGGAAGTGGTCTGGACAATGGTGAGCCCAAGCTTACCCCACCTCCTGACCCTCCTACTCCACACAACAAAGTCACCGCATCTCCCAAGACTACAGCGGCAAAACCAGTAACTCCTAAACCCAGTCTTGCACCTAATTCTGAGACTTCCAAAGAGGCATCTTCAACTTCCAATAAAGAGACAACAGTTGAAACAAAGGAGACCACTGAAACAAATAAACAGTCTTCCGCCAGTAAAAAAGAGAAGACTACTTCAGCTAAAGAGACACGGAGTGCAGAGAACACATCTGCTAAAGACGTTGAACCCACATCTACAACTCCCAAGAACTCAGCTCCCACTACCACCAAGAAGCCTGTAACTACAACCAAGGAACCTGTTCCTACCACTACCAAGGGGCCTGAACCCACCTCCAAGGAGCCAGCTCCCACCACCCCTAAGGAGCCTGAACTCACCattcccaaagaaccagctcccaccACCAAGAAGCCAGCTCCCACCACCCCCAAGGAGCCAGCTCCCACCACCCCCAAGGAGCCTGAACCCACCACCCCTAAGGAGTCAGCTCCCACCACCCCTAAGGAGCCAGCTCCCACCACCCCTAAGGAGCCAGCTCCTACCACCCCCAAGGAGCCAGCTCCCACCACCCCTAAGGAGCCAGCTCCCACCACCCCCAAGGAGCCAGCTCCCACCACCAAGAAGCCTGAACCCACCACACCTAAGGAGCCAGCTCCCACCACCCCCAAGGAGCCAGCTCCCACCACCCCCAAGGAGCCAGCTCCCAATACCCCTAAGGAGCCAGCTCCCACCACCCCCAAGGAGCCAGCTCCCACCACCCCTAAGGAGCCTGAATCCACCAcccccaaggaaccagctcccACCACCCCCAAGGAGCCAGCTCCCACCACCCCCAAGGAGCCAGCTCCCACCACCCCTAAGGAGCCTGCTCCCACTACCCCTAAGGAGCCAGCTCCCACCACCCCCAAGGAGCCTGCTCCTACTACCCCTAAGGAGCCAGCTCCCACCACCCCTAAGGAGCCAGCTCCCACCACCCCCAAGGAGCCAGTTCCCACCACCCCCAAGGAGCCAGCTTCCACTACCCCCAAGGAGCCAGCTCCCACTACCCCCAAGGAGCCAGCTCCCACTACCCCCAAGGAGCCAGCTCCCACCACCCCCAAGGAGCCTGCTCCCACTACCCCTAAGGAGCCAGCTCCCACCACCCCCAAGGAGCCAGCTCTTACTACCCCTAAGGAGCCAGCTCCCACCCCCAAAGAGCCTGAACCCACCACCCCTAAGGAGCCAGCTCCCACCACCCCTAAGGAGCCAGCTCCCACCACCCCTAAGGAGCCAGCTCCCACCACCAAGAAGCCTGAACTCACCATCCCCAAGGAGCCAGTTCCTACCACccccaaagaaccagctcctaccACTCCCAAAGAGCCTgcacccaccaccaccaagaaGCCTGAACTCAGCACCCCTAAGGAGCCCACATCTACTAACCCCAAGGAACCTGAACCCACCCTCCCCAAGGAGCCTGAACTCACCCTCCCCGAGGAGCCTGAACCCAGCAACCCCGAGACATCCGATGAATTAATAGCTGAGCTTGCTGAGGCACCCACACCAAAGGCTCTTGAAAATAATCCCAAGGAACCCACTGTACCAACTGAGACTCCTGAGGTAAGCAAGCCTGAAATGACAACTGCTAAAGAGAAGACAACAGAAAAAGACACAACCCAAACTACAACAACAGTAACCCCTAAGACAACAACAGAGACAACAATCATACCGGAAGAGACTACTGAACCAAGAGCAAGTACCACCACTCGAATAACGTCTACAGCTCAAGATACCACATCACCCCAAATGACTACTCTGAAAGCTACAACTCTTGCAGCCAAAGTAACTGCTCCAACAGAAGAGATTCAGAGCAAACCAGAAGAAACAACTTTAACAACTCCTGCATTGGAAGGTTCTGATGCTTCTAAGACAACCCTAAAACCTCAGAAACCAACCAAAGCGCCCAAGAAGCCCGCCTCTACCAAAAAGCCAACCAAAGCGCCCAAGAAGCCCACCTCTACCAAAAAGCCAAAGACACCAAAAGGgagaaaaccaaaaaccacacCATCTCCTCTTAAGACTTCAACAATGTCTGAACAGAATACCACTCCTCTAGAAGTCATGCTGCCAACCACCACCGTCCCTaaacaaactccaaactctgaaaCAGCTGAAGTGAATCCAGCTCATGAAGATGCAGATGGAGGTGAAGGAGAAAAACCTCTGATTCCCAGGCCCCCTGTGCTATCCCCCACTGCTGTTCCAGGAACCGATCTCTTGGTTGAGAGACTCAATCCAGGCATTAACATCCATCCCATGTTTTCAG ATGAGACCAATATATGCAATGGTAAGCCAGTGGATGGACTGACCACTCTGCGCAACGGGACGTTAGTTGCATTTCGAG GTCATTATTTCTGGATGCTGAACCCATTCAGACCACCATCTCCACCACGCAGAATCACTGAAGTCTGGGGTATTCCCTCTCCCATTGACACGGTTTTTACTAGATGTAACTGTGAAGGAAAAACTTTCTTCTTTAAG GATTCTCAGTACTGGCGCTTTACCAACGATGTAATGGATGCTGGGTATCCTAAACTAATTGTCAAAGGCTTTGGAGGACTAACAGGGAAGATAGTGGCTGCTCTTTCAATAGCCAAGTACAAGGACAGACCTGAATCTGTGTACTTCTTCAAGAGAG GTGGCAACATCCAGCAGTACACTTACAAACAGGAGCCCGTGAGGAAGTGCACAGGGAGGCAGCCTGCCATCAACTACTCAGTGTATGGGCAGGCAGCACAGGTCAGGAGGCGCCGCTTTGAGCGTGCTGTTGGACCTTTCCAGACACACACCTTCAGGATCCATTACTCGGTGCCCATCAAAGCCTCTTATCAAGACAAAG GCTTCCTCCACAATGAAGTCAAAGTGAGCACACTGTGGAGAGGGTTCCCAAATGTCGTTACTTCCGCGATAACACTGCCCAACATTAGAAAACCTGACGGCTATGATTACTACGCCTTTTCCAAAG aTCAATACTATAACATCGATGTGCCTACTAGAACAGCAAGAGCAATCACCACGCGCTCAGGGCAGACCCTCTCCAGAGTCTGGTACAACTGTCCTTAA
- the Prg4 gene encoding proteoglycan 4 precursor, translating into MGWKILPICLSMLLPVFLIQQVSSQDISSCAGRCGEGYSRDATCNCDYNCQHYMECCPDFKRVCTTELSCKGRCFESFARGRECDCDSQCKQYGKCCADYNSFCEEVHNPTSPPPKTAPPPPGASRTIKSTTKRSPKSPKKKTKKVVESEEITEEHSVSENQESSSSSSSSSSTIRKIKSSKNSANRELQKNPKVKDNKKNTPKKKPNPEPPVVDEAGSGLDNGEPKLTPPPDPPTPHNKVTASPKTTAAKPVTPKPSLAPNSETSKEASSTSNKETTVETKETTETNKQSSASKKEKTTSAKETRSAENTSAKDVEPTSTTPKNSAPTTTKKPVTTTKEPVPTTTKGPEPTSKEPAPTTPKEPELTIPKEPAPTTKKPAPTTPKEPAPTTPKEPEPTTPKESAPTTPKEPAPTTPKEPAPTTPKEPAPTTPKEPAPTTPKEPAPTTKKPEPTTPKEPAPTTPKEPAPTTPKEPAPNTPKEPAPTTPKEPAPTTPKEPESTTPKEPAPTTPKEPAPTTPKEPAPTTPKEPAPTTPKEPAPTTPKEPAPTTPKEPAPTTPKEPAPTTPKEPVPTTPKEPASTTPKEPAPTTPKEPAPTTPKEPAPTTPKEPAPTTPKEPAPTTPKEPALTTPKEPAPTPKEPEPTTPKEPAPTTPKEPAPTTPKEPAPTTKKPELTIPKEPVPTTPKEPAPTTPKEPAPTTTKKPELSTPKEPTSTNPKEPEPTLPKEPELTLPEEPEPSNPETSDELIAELAEAPTPKALENNPKEPTVPTETPEVSKPEMTTAKEKTTEKDTTQTTTTVTPKTTTETTIIPEETTEPRASTTTRITSTAQDTTSPQMTTLKATTLAAKVTAPTEEIQSKPEETTLTTPALEGSDASKTTLKPQKPTKAPKKPASTKKPTKAPKKPTSTKKPKTPKGRKPKTTPSPLKTSTMSEQNTTPLEVMLPTTTVPKQTPNSETAEVNPAHEDADGGEGEKPLIPRPPVLSPTAVPGTDLLVERLNPGINIHPMFSDETNICNGKPVDGLTTLRNGTLVAFRGHYFWMLNPFRPPSPPRRITEVWGIPSPIDTVFTRCNCEGKTFFFKDSQYWRFTNDVMDAGYPKLIVKGFGGLTGKIVAALSIAKYKDRPESVYFFKRGGNIQQYTYKQEPVRKCTGRQPAINYSVYGQAAQVRRRRFERAVGPFQTHTFRIHYSVPIKASYQDKGFLHNEVKVSTLWRGFPNVVTSAITLPNIRKPDGYDYYAFSKDQYYNIDVPTRTARAITTRSGQTLSRVWYNCP; encoded by the exons ATGGGGTGGAAAATACTTCCCATCTGCTTGTCGATGCTGCTTCCTGTTTTCCTGATTCAACAAGTTTCATCTCAAG ATATATCAAGTTGTGCAGGGAGATGTGGGGAAGGGTATTCTAGAGACGCCACCTGCAACTGTGATTATAACTGCCAACACTACATGGAGTGCTGTCCTGATTTCAAGAGAGTCTGCACTACAG AGCTCTCCTGCAAAGGACGCTGCTTCGAGTCCTTCGCACGAGGGAGGGAGTGTGACTGTGACTCCCAGTGTAAACAGTATGGCAAATGCTGTGCAGACTACAACAGCTTCTGCGAAGAAG TGCATAATCCCACATCACCACCTCCAAAGACTGCACCCCCGCCTCCAGGAGCGTCTCGCACCATCAAATCAACCACCAAACGTTCACCCAAATCACCAAAAAAGAAGACTAAGAAAGTTGTAGAGTCTGAGGAAATAACAGAAG aacattctgtttCTGAAAATCAagagtcctcctcctcctcctcttcctcctcttcaactATTCGGAAAATCAAGTCTTCCAAAAATTCAGCTAATAGAGAATTACAGAAGAACCCAAAAG taAAAGATAACAAGAAAAACACCCCGAAAAAGAAACCTAATCCAGAACCACCAGTCGTGGATGAAGCTGGAAGTGGTCTGGACAATGGTGAGCCCAAGCTTACCCCACCTCCTGACCCTCCTACTCCACACAACAAAGTCACCGCATCTCCCAAGACTACAGCGGCAAAACCAGTAACTCCTAAACCCAGTCTTGCACCTAATTCTGAGACTTCCAAAGAGGCATCTTCAACTTCCAATAAAGAGACAACAGTTGAAACAAAGGAGACCACTGAAACAAATAAACAGTCTTCCGCCAGTAAAAAAGAGAAGACTACTTCAGCTAAAGAGACACGGAGTGCAGAGAACACATCTGCTAAAGACGTTGAACCCACATCTACAACTCCCAAGAACTCAGCTCCCACTACCACCAAGAAGCCTGTAACTACAACCAAGGAACCTGTTCCTACCACTACCAAGGGGCCTGAACCCACCTCCAAGGAGCCAGCTCCCACCACCCCTAAGGAGCCTGAACTCACCattcccaaagaaccagctcccaccACCAAGAAGCCAGCTCCCACCACCCCCAAGGAGCCAGCTCCCACCACCCCCAAGGAGCCTGAACCCACCACCCCTAAGGAGTCAGCTCCCACCACCCCTAAGGAGCCAGCTCCCACCACCCCTAAGGAGCCAGCTCCTACCACCCCCAAGGAGCCAGCTCCCACCACCCCTAAGGAGCCAGCTCCCACCACCCCCAAGGAGCCAGCTCCCACCACCAAGAAGCCTGAACCCACCACACCTAAGGAGCCAGCTCCCACCACCCCCAAGGAGCCAGCTCCCACCACCCCCAAGGAGCCAGCTCCCAATACCCCTAAGGAGCCAGCTCCCACCACCCCCAAGGAGCCAGCTCCCACCACCCCTAAGGAGCCTGAATCCACCAcccccaaggaaccagctcccACCACCCCCAAGGAGCCAGCTCCCACCACCCCCAAGGAGCCAGCTCCCACCACCCCTAAGGAGCCTGCTCCCACTACCCCTAAGGAGCCAGCTCCCACCACCCCCAAGGAGCCTGCTCCTACTACCCCTAAGGAGCCAGCTCCCACCACCCCTAAGGAGCCAGCTCCCACCACCCCCAAGGAGCCAGTTCCCACCACCCCCAAGGAGCCAGCTTCCACTACCCCCAAGGAGCCAGCTCCCACTACCCCCAAGGAGCCAGCTCCCACTACCCCCAAGGAGCCAGCTCCCACCACCCCCAAGGAGCCTGCTCCCACTACCCCTAAGGAGCCAGCTCCCACCACCCCCAAGGAGCCAGCTCTTACTACCCCTAAGGAGCCAGCTCCCACCCCCAAAGAGCCTGAACCCACCACCCCTAAGGAGCCAGCTCCCACCACCCCTAAGGAGCCAGCTCCCACCACCCCTAAGGAGCCAGCTCCCACCACCAAGAAGCCTGAACTCACCATCCCCAAGGAGCCAGTTCCTACCACccccaaagaaccagctcctaccACTCCCAAAGAGCCTgcacccaccaccaccaagaaGCCTGAACTCAGCACCCCTAAGGAGCCCACATCTACTAACCCCAAGGAACCTGAACCCACCCTCCCCAAGGAGCCTGAACTCACCCTCCCCGAGGAGCCTGAACCCAGCAACCCCGAGACATCCGATGAATTAATAGCTGAGCTTGCTGAGGCACCCACACCAAAGGCTCTTGAAAATAATCCCAAGGAACCCACTGTACCAACTGAGACTCCTGAGGTAAGCAAGCCTGAAATGACAACTGCTAAAGAGAAGACAACAGAAAAAGACACAACCCAAACTACAACAACAGTAACCCCTAAGACAACAACAGAGACAACAATCATACCGGAAGAGACTACTGAACCAAGAGCAAGTACCACCACTCGAATAACGTCTACAGCTCAAGATACCACATCACCCCAAATGACTACTCTGAAAGCTACAACTCTTGCAGCCAAAGTAACTGCTCCAACAGAAGAGATTCAGAGCAAACCAGAAGAAACAACTTTAACAACTCCTGCATTGGAAGGTTCTGATGCTTCTAAGACAACCCTAAAACCTCAGAAACCAACCAAAGCGCCCAAGAAGCCCGCCTCTACCAAAAAGCCAACCAAAGCGCCCAAGAAGCCCACCTCTACCAAAAAGCCAAAGACACCAAAAGGgagaaaaccaaaaaccacacCATCTCCTCTTAAGACTTCAACAATGTCTGAACAGAATACCACTCCTCTAGAAGTCATGCTGCCAACCACCACCGTCCCTaaacaaactccaaactctgaaaCAGCTGAAGTGAATCCAGCTCATGAAGATGCAGATGGAGGTGAAGGAGAAAAACCTCTGATTCCCAGGCCCCCTGTGCTATCCCCCACTGCTGTTCCAGGAACCGATCTCTTGGTTGAGAGACTCAATCCAGGCATTAACATCCATCCCATGTTTTCAG ATGAGACCAATATATGCAATGGTAAGCCAGTGGATGGACTGACCACTCTGCGCAACGGGACGTTAGTTGCATTTCGAG GTCATTATTTCTGGATGCTGAACCCATTCAGACCACCATCTCCACCACGCAGAATCACTGAAGTCTGGGGTATTCCCTCTCCCATTGACACGGTTTTTACTAGATGTAACTGTGAAGGAAAAACTTTCTTCTTTAAG GATTCTCAGTACTGGCGCTTTACCAACGATGTAATGGATGCTGGGTATCCTAAACTAATTGTCAAAGGCTTTGGAGGACTAACAGGGAAGATAGTGGCTGCTCTTTCAATAGCCAAGTACAAGGACAGACCTGAATCTGTGTACTTCTTCAAGAGAG GTGGCAACATCCAGCAGTACACTTACAAACAGGAGCCCGTGAGGAAGTGCACAGGGAGGCAGCCTGCCATCAACTACTCAGTGTATGGGCAGGCAGCACAGGTCAGGAGGCGCCGCTTTGAGCGTGCTGTTGGACCTTTCCAGACACACACCTTCAGGATCCATTACTCGGTGCCCATCAAAGCCTCTTATCAAGACAAAG GCTTCCTCCACAATGAAGTCAAAGTGAGCACACTGTGGAGAGGGTTCCCAAATGTCGTTACTTCCGCGATAACACTGCCCAACATTAGAAAACCTGACGGCTATGATTACTACGCCTTTTCCAAAG aTCAATACTATAACATCGATGTGCCTACTAGAACAGCAAGAGCAATCACCACGCGCTCAGGGCAGACCCTCTCCAGAGTCTGGTACAACTGTCCTTAA
- the Prg4 gene encoding proteoglycan 4 isoform X3: MGWKILPICLSMLLPVFLIQQVSSQELSCKGRCFESFARGRECDCDSQCKQYGKCCADYNSFCEEVHNPTSPPPKTAPPPPGASRTIKSTTKRSPKSPKKKTKKVVESEEITEEHSVSENQESSSSSSSSSSTIRKIKSSKNSANRELQKNPKVKDNKKNTPKKKPNPEPPVVDEAGSGLDNGEPKLTPPPDPPTPHNKVTASPKTTAAKPVTPKPSLAPNSETSKEASSTSNKETTVETKETTETNKQSSASKKEKTTSAKETRSAENTSAKDVEPTSTTPKNSAPTTTKKPVTTTKEPVPTTTKGPEPTSKEPAPTTPKEPELTIPKEPAPTTKKPAPTTPKEPAPTTPKEPEPTTPKESAPTTPKEPAPTTPKEPAPTTPKEPAPTTPKEPAPTTPKEPAPTTKKPEPTTPKEPAPTTPKEPAPTTPKEPAPNTPKEPAPTTPKEPAPTTPKEPESTTPKEPAPTTPKEPAPTTPKEPAPTTPKEPAPTTPKEPAPTTPKEPAPTTPKEPAPTTPKEPAPTTPKEPVPTTPKEPASTTPKEPAPTTPKEPAPTTPKEPAPTTPKEPAPTTPKEPAPTTPKEPALTTPKEPAPTPKEPEPTTPKEPAPTTPKEPAPTTPKEPAPTTKKPELTIPKEPVPTTPKEPAPTTPKEPAPTTTKKPELSTPKEPTSTNPKEPEPTLPKEPELTLPEEPEPSNPETSDELIAELAEAPTPKALENNPKEPTVPTETPEVSKPEMTTAKEKTTEKDTTQTTTTVTPKTTTETTIIPEETTEPRASTTTRITSTAQDTTSPQMTTLKATTLAAKVTAPTEEIQSKPEETTLTTPALEGSDASKTTLKPQKPTKAPKKPASTKKPTKAPKKPTSTKKPKTPKGRKPKTTPSPLKTSTMSEQNTTPLEVMLPTTTVPKQTPNSETAEVNPAHEDADGGEGEKPLIPRPPVLSPTAVPGTDLLVERLNPGINIHPMFSDETNICNGKPVDGLTTLRNGTLVAFRGHYFWMLNPFRPPSPPRRITEVWGIPSPIDTVFTRCNCEGKTFFFKDSQYWRFTNDVMDAGYPKLIVKGFGGLTGKIVAALSIAKYKDRPESVYFFKRGGNIQQYTYKQEPVRKCTGRQPAINYSVYGQAAQVRRRRFERAVGPFQTHTFRIHYSVPIKASYQDKGFLHNEVKVSTLWRGFPNVVTSAITLPNIRKPDGYDYYAFSKDQYYNIDVPTRTARAITTRSGQTLSRVWYNCP, from the exons ATGGGGTGGAAAATACTTCCCATCTGCTTGTCGATGCTGCTTCCTGTTTTCCTGATTCAACAAGTTTCATCTCAAG AGCTCTCCTGCAAAGGACGCTGCTTCGAGTCCTTCGCACGAGGGAGGGAGTGTGACTGTGACTCCCAGTGTAAACAGTATGGCAAATGCTGTGCAGACTACAACAGCTTCTGCGAAGAAG TGCATAATCCCACATCACCACCTCCAAAGACTGCACCCCCGCCTCCAGGAGCGTCTCGCACCATCAAATCAACCACCAAACGTTCACCCAAATCACCAAAAAAGAAGACTAAGAAAGTTGTAGAGTCTGAGGAAATAACAGAAG aacattctgtttCTGAAAATCAagagtcctcctcctcctcctcttcctcctcttcaactATTCGGAAAATCAAGTCTTCCAAAAATTCAGCTAATAGAGAATTACAGAAGAACCCAAAAG taAAAGATAACAAGAAAAACACCCCGAAAAAGAAACCTAATCCAGAACCACCAGTCGTGGATGAAGCTGGAAGTGGTCTGGACAATGGTGAGCCCAAGCTTACCCCACCTCCTGACCCTCCTACTCCACACAACAAAGTCACCGCATCTCCCAAGACTACAGCGGCAAAACCAGTAACTCCTAAACCCAGTCTTGCACCTAATTCTGAGACTTCCAAAGAGGCATCTTCAACTTCCAATAAAGAGACAACAGTTGAAACAAAGGAGACCACTGAAACAAATAAACAGTCTTCCGCCAGTAAAAAAGAGAAGACTACTTCAGCTAAAGAGACACGGAGTGCAGAGAACACATCTGCTAAAGACGTTGAACCCACATCTACAACTCCCAAGAACTCAGCTCCCACTACCACCAAGAAGCCTGTAACTACAACCAAGGAACCTGTTCCTACCACTACCAAGGGGCCTGAACCCACCTCCAAGGAGCCAGCTCCCACCACCCCTAAGGAGCCTGAACTCACCattcccaaagaaccagctcccaccACCAAGAAGCCAGCTCCCACCACCCCCAAGGAGCCAGCTCCCACCACCCCCAAGGAGCCTGAACCCACCACCCCTAAGGAGTCAGCTCCCACCACCCCTAAGGAGCCAGCTCCCACCACCCCTAAGGAGCCAGCTCCTACCACCCCCAAGGAGCCAGCTCCCACCACCCCTAAGGAGCCAGCTCCCACCACCCCCAAGGAGCCAGCTCCCACCACCAAGAAGCCTGAACCCACCACACCTAAGGAGCCAGCTCCCACCACCCCCAAGGAGCCAGCTCCCACCACCCCCAAGGAGCCAGCTCCCAATACCCCTAAGGAGCCAGCTCCCACCACCCCCAAGGAGCCAGCTCCCACCACCCCTAAGGAGCCTGAATCCACCAcccccaaggaaccagctcccACCACCCCCAAGGAGCCAGCTCCCACCACCCCCAAGGAGCCAGCTCCCACCACCCCTAAGGAGCCTGCTCCCACTACCCCTAAGGAGCCAGCTCCCACCACCCCCAAGGAGCCTGCTCCTACTACCCCTAAGGAGCCAGCTCCCACCACCCCTAAGGAGCCAGCTCCCACCACCCCCAAGGAGCCAGTTCCCACCACCCCCAAGGAGCCAGCTTCCACTACCCCCAAGGAGCCAGCTCCCACTACCCCCAAGGAGCCAGCTCCCACTACCCCCAAGGAGCCAGCTCCCACCACCCCCAAGGAGCCTGCTCCCACTACCCCTAAGGAGCCAGCTCCCACCACCCCCAAGGAGCCAGCTCTTACTACCCCTAAGGAGCCAGCTCCCACCCCCAAAGAGCCTGAACCCACCACCCCTAAGGAGCCAGCTCCCACCACCCCTAAGGAGCCAGCTCCCACCACCCCTAAGGAGCCAGCTCCCACCACCAAGAAGCCTGAACTCACCATCCCCAAGGAGCCAGTTCCTACCACccccaaagaaccagctcctaccACTCCCAAAGAGCCTgcacccaccaccaccaagaaGCCTGAACTCAGCACCCCTAAGGAGCCCACATCTACTAACCCCAAGGAACCTGAACCCACCCTCCCCAAGGAGCCTGAACTCACCCTCCCCGAGGAGCCTGAACCCAGCAACCCCGAGACATCCGATGAATTAATAGCTGAGCTTGCTGAGGCACCCACACCAAAGGCTCTTGAAAATAATCCCAAGGAACCCACTGTACCAACTGAGACTCCTGAGGTAAGCAAGCCTGAAATGACAACTGCTAAAGAGAAGACAACAGAAAAAGACACAACCCAAACTACAACAACAGTAACCCCTAAGACAACAACAGAGACAACAATCATACCGGAAGAGACTACTGAACCAAGAGCAAGTACCACCACTCGAATAACGTCTACAGCTCAAGATACCACATCACCCCAAATGACTACTCTGAAAGCTACAACTCTTGCAGCCAAAGTAACTGCTCCAACAGAAGAGATTCAGAGCAAACCAGAAGAAACAACTTTAACAACTCCTGCATTGGAAGGTTCTGATGCTTCTAAGACAACCCTAAAACCTCAGAAACCAACCAAAGCGCCCAAGAAGCCCGCCTCTACCAAAAAGCCAACCAAAGCGCCCAAGAAGCCCACCTCTACCAAAAAGCCAAAGACACCAAAAGGgagaaaaccaaaaaccacacCATCTCCTCTTAAGACTTCAACAATGTCTGAACAGAATACCACTCCTCTAGAAGTCATGCTGCCAACCACCACCGTCCCTaaacaaactccaaactctgaaaCAGCTGAAGTGAATCCAGCTCATGAAGATGCAGATGGAGGTGAAGGAGAAAAACCTCTGATTCCCAGGCCCCCTGTGCTATCCCCCACTGCTGTTCCAGGAACCGATCTCTTGGTTGAGAGACTCAATCCAGGCATTAACATCCATCCCATGTTTTCAG ATGAGACCAATATATGCAATGGTAAGCCAGTGGATGGACTGACCACTCTGCGCAACGGGACGTTAGTTGCATTTCGAG GTCATTATTTCTGGATGCTGAACCCATTCAGACCACCATCTCCACCACGCAGAATCACTGAAGTCTGGGGTATTCCCTCTCCCATTGACACGGTTTTTACTAGATGTAACTGTGAAGGAAAAACTTTCTTCTTTAAG GATTCTCAGTACTGGCGCTTTACCAACGATGTAATGGATGCTGGGTATCCTAAACTAATTGTCAAAGGCTTTGGAGGACTAACAGGGAAGATAGTGGCTGCTCTTTCAATAGCCAAGTACAAGGACAGACCTGAATCTGTGTACTTCTTCAAGAGAG GTGGCAACATCCAGCAGTACACTTACAAACAGGAGCCCGTGAGGAAGTGCACAGGGAGGCAGCCTGCCATCAACTACTCAGTGTATGGGCAGGCAGCACAGGTCAGGAGGCGCCGCTTTGAGCGTGCTGTTGGACCTTTCCAGACACACACCTTCAGGATCCATTACTCGGTGCCCATCAAAGCCTCTTATCAAGACAAAG GCTTCCTCCACAATGAAGTCAAAGTGAGCACACTGTGGAGAGGGTTCCCAAATGTCGTTACTTCCGCGATAACACTGCCCAACATTAGAAAACCTGACGGCTATGATTACTACGCCTTTTCCAAAG aTCAATACTATAACATCGATGTGCCTACTAGAACAGCAAGAGCAATCACCACGCGCTCAGGGCAGACCCTCTCCAGAGTCTGGTACAACTGTCCTTAA